One genomic window of Nicotiana sylvestris chromosome 10, ASM39365v2, whole genome shotgun sequence includes the following:
- the LOC138880400 gene encoding uncharacterized protein, with product MWEEERDEDDGPPTWEEFEEAFMANFIPEEDREAKATEFEQLKQENKSVQEYYMEFIRLAKHAPHMVKTEKTKIRTFVGGLAYHIKDTTSAAAVGMEAFSSVVGFAKHLEKDRQLRREEKELNKKARTTGRFNGTSSGGGRDSSNKESLAPSQFSHQSGGGSSFRRTQSNGNQSRQNQNFRTSSSHSWNHAEQHSHQQSLCGTCKRQHSGVQARANCPKLRCNLSGGPTRPSSSSATTVAPPQARGSHNQIGHEASRGADRVNQGGGQPRLFATLDRQSAEASAEVITGSTFSYVTSYFAINLGLEPEQLSEPFLVSTPVSESVKVTRVYRGSVQGRNTKANLIELEMVDFDVIMGMDWLSSCYSILDCHAKIVRFQFSNEKVLEWKGSSTSLVGKFISYLKAQRMIGKGCLAYLAHIINLESEPPALQSVPIVREFPEVFPDDLPGLPPERIIDFGIDLMPDTQPISIPPYRMTPAELNELREQLKDLLDKGFIRPSVSPWGDPVLFVKKKDGSLRMLTNVPAAFMDLMNRIFKPFLDTFIIVFIDDILVYSKSKEDHAEYLRIALQTLKKNELYAKFSKCEFWLQSVAFLGHVQVKAEHQRPSSLAQDIEIPQWKWEMINMDFVVGLPRTYRKHDSIWVIVDRLTKSAHFLPVKTTDSAEQYAQLYIKEIVRLHGTPVSIISDRGPQFTAHFWQAFEKRLGTKVNLSTAFHPQTDGQAERTIQTLEDMLRACVIDFGGNWDDHLPLIEFAYNNSNQANIGMAPYEALYGRRCRSPVGWFEPAEVPLIGPEFVCEALEKVQLIKERLKAAQSRQKSYSDKRHREIEFMVGDKIFVLFLYAIFMLKIMKKKESLEIFLYVYFILMPCFTFKDTNMSMINMSNSQVGYTHTDNGLGLHGENEIIAAQGNGVPPVNPDGPPSIDQSMSAPLLPLMGIWASAVKIASIETLEHLIRMHQTEKKAKLALE from the exons atgtgggaagaggaaagagatgaagatgatggtccgcctacttgggaagaatttgaagaggccTTCATGGCTAACTTTATCCCAGAAGAGGATAGGGAAGCTAAGGCTACAGAGTTCGAACAGCTCAAGCAAGAGAATAAAAGTGTGCAAGAGTACTACATGGAATTCATAAGGTTAGCTAAGCATGCTCCTCACATGGTTAAGACTGAAAAAACAAAGATCCGTACGTTTGTGGGCGGTTTAGCTTACCACATTAAGGATACGACATCAGCTGCAGCAGTAGGGATGGAAGCCTTCTCCTCTGTTGTGGGATTTGCCAAGCATTTAGAGAAAGACAGACAActaaggagagaagaaaaagagcttAACAAGAAAGCCCGTACAACGGGCAGGTTTAATGGTACATCCAGCGGAGGTGGAAGAGATTCCTCTAATAAGGAGTCATTAGCACCATCTCAGTTCAGTCATCAGTCAGGTGGTGGGTCTTCCTTCAGACGTACTCAGAGTAATGGAAATCAGTCTCGCCAGAATCAGAAttttaggacatcatcctcacatagCTGGAATCATGCTGAGCAACATTCACACCAGCAAAGTCTTTGTGGAACATGTAAGCGGCAACATTCAGGTGTGCAAGCTCGG GCCAACTGCCCAAAGTTGCGATGTAATCTCAGTGGTGGACCAACTCGTCCTTCTAGTTCCTCAGCTACTACAGTTGCACCACCTCAGGCTCGTGGTTCTCATAATCAGATCGGGCATGAAGCAAGCAGAGGTGCAGACCGAGTTAATCAGGGAGGGGGACAACCCCGTTTGTTTGCTACACTTGATCGTCAGAGTGCAGAGGCATCTGCAGAAGTTATTACAG GTTCAACATTTTCATATGTGACTTCATACTTTGCAATTAACCTCGGACTAGAACCTGAACAACTTAGTGAGCCATTCCTAGTATCTACTCCAGTTAGCGAGTCAGTGAAAGTCACCAGAGTCTATAGAGGTTCAGTCCAAGGTCGCAACACCAAAGCCAATCTCATAGAattagaaatggtggattttgatgtgatcatgggtatggattggttgtcttcctGCTATTCCATattagattgtcatgctaagatagtcaggttccaattttcaaatgaaaaagtcttagagtggaagggtagttcaacatcgcttgtaggtaagtttatttcttaccttaaggcacaAAGAATGATCGGTAAGGGGTGTCTCGCCTATTTGGCTCACATTATTAATCTAGAATCAGAACCACCAGCTCTTCAATCAGTGCCAATTGTTAGAGAATTTCCAGAAGTTTTCCCAGATGACCTTCCCGGACTTCCTCCCGAAAGAATCATAGACTTCGGCATTGATCTCATGCCAGacactcagcccatatctataccTCCTTACAGGATGACTCCAGCAGAACTTAATGAGTTGAGAGAACAGTTGAAAGACCTTCTTGACAAGGGTTTCATCAGACCGAGTGTTTCACCATGGGGTGACCCGGtcctatttgtaaagaagaaagatgggtctctcagaat GTTGACAAATGTTCCAGCTGCATTCATGGACCTCATGAATAGAATTTTCAAGCCATTCCTGGATACCTTTATTATTGTGTTtatagatgatattttggtgtactctaAGAGCAAGGAAGATCATGCAGAATACCTCAGAATAGCCTTGCAGACCTTGAAGAAGaatgagctttatgccaagttttcaaaatgtgagttctggttgcagtcagtggcattcttaggccatgtg caagtcaaagccgagcatcagaggcctagtaGCCTAGCTCAAGACATAGAGATAccacagtggaagtgggagatgattaatatggatttcgtagTAGGTCTACCTCGCACATACCGTAAGCATGATTCAATCTGGGTTATTGTAGACCGACTGACAAAGTCCGCACATTTCCTACCAGTAAAGACGACAGATTCTGCAGAGCAGTATGCGCAGTTGTACATCAAAGAAATAGTTCGATTGCATGgtactccagtttcaatcatatctgatagaggccctcagttcacagcgcatttttggcaggcatttgagaaaagattaggtaccaaggtcaatttaagcactgcttttcatccacagaccgatggCCAGGCAGAAAGGACAATTCAAACTCTCGAAGATATGCTGCGTGcgtgtgttatagattttggaggtaattgggatgatcacttgccacttatagaatttgcttacaataacagcaaTCAGGCCAACATTGgtatggctccctatgaggcgttgtatgggcGGAGGTGtaggtctccagtgggttggtttgaaccagcagaggtgccgttgattggtccagagtttgtttgtgaggccttggaaaaagttcagctaaTTAAAGAAAGACTTAAAGCggctcagagtcgtcaaaagtcttattctgacaagaggcatcgtgagatagagttcatggttggtgataag atttttgtgttgttcttatatgctattttcatgttgaaaattatgaagaagaaagaatctttggaaatatttttatatgtttatttcattcttatgccatgctttacatttaaggacacCAATATGAGCAT